A single region of the Penaeus chinensis breed Huanghai No. 1 chromosome 41, ASM1920278v2, whole genome shotgun sequence genome encodes:
- the LOC125047695 gene encoding uncharacterized protein LOC125047695, which translates to MIPLTASRPHGLGIPTQLLVGVLVVLSLTSTSSGYNVTGIPVDFDCGDIGDTMSQICKTFPTARPYSRVSRSADTDDLWHDTGADQTTPLDLLSRQYRLHPRALNPMRYLERDLAKHILVSREAAHALVKTSGSRVKRSYNVQDECCNHVSQRTCVAEEILEYCEDPYF; encoded by the exons ATGATCCCTCTCACTGCCTCGCGCCCCCACGGCCTCGGTATACCCACTCAACTGCTCGTGGGCGTG CTGGTGGTCCTTTCCCTGACTTCGACGTCGAGTGGCTACAACGTCACCGGGATTCCTGTTGACTTCGACTGCGGGGACATCGGCGACACCATGAGTCAGATCTGCAAGACGTTCCCCACGGCCAGGCCTTACTCGCGAG TGTCAAGGTCAGCTGATACCGACGACCTCTGGCATGACACGGGAGCAGATCAGACCACGCCCCTTGACCTGCTCAGTCGCCAGTATCGCCTCCACCCCCGGGCCTTGAATCCGATGCGATATCTCGAAAGG GACCTGGCAAAGCACATCCTGGTGAGCCGCGAAGCCGCGCACGCCCTCGTCAAGACATCCGGGAGTCGCGTGAAGAGATCCTACAACGTGCAGGACGAGTGCTGCAACCACGTGAGCCAGCGGACGTGTGTGGCGGAGGAGATTCTGGAGTATTGCGAGGACCCG TACTTCTAA